In one Candidatus Hydrogenedentota bacterium genomic region, the following are encoded:
- a CDS encoding MFS transporter, whose translation MVYGWFAPAPHIERLPEEEVKRRYPLFRWQILEATFIGYATYYLVRNNVGVVAKDMKAALNYDDAMLGNILAATAISYGVGKFLMGALSDRSNPRVFMSVGLMLTAICNFAFGATADYSTHFYLWVLNGLFQGMGWSPCGRSMGHWFSEKERGLTFSIWNTSHNVGGGIAGVIAAEAAVRLGGWQYAFFVPGVLAVIGSAYLLLRLRDTPQSVGLPPVEEYRDDYTEYERVHGVNERELSFYDLFVHNVLLHKWIWLLAIANFFAYITRYAMIDWGPLYLQEVKGATVSKGGIAVLLLEWGGIPSTIFLGWISDRLGGRRGMIAALAMIPIIAAYAMILVIPPGYLAIDMAMLVVIGFCIYPVINLITIIALDLTSKKAIGTAAGFIGLLGYLGRTTHAKGFGALLKHYKEVYDVPTAWNFVIALTLASTVISFVLLLFTWKVKPRA comes from the coding sequence ATCGTGTATGGATGGTTTGCACCTGCGCCGCACATCGAGCGCCTTCCCGAAGAGGAAGTGAAGCGGCGCTATCCGCTGTTCCGCTGGCAGATTCTCGAAGCGACCTTCATCGGGTACGCGACGTATTACCTCGTGCGGAACAACGTCGGCGTCGTCGCGAAGGACATGAAGGCCGCGCTGAACTACGACGACGCGATGCTCGGCAACATTCTCGCCGCAACGGCGATCAGCTACGGCGTCGGCAAATTCCTTATGGGTGCGCTGTCGGACAGAAGCAATCCACGCGTGTTCATGAGCGTGGGCCTGATGCTGACCGCGATCTGCAATTTCGCATTCGGCGCAACGGCGGATTACAGCACGCATTTTTACCTTTGGGTTCTCAACGGTCTGTTTCAAGGCATGGGGTGGTCGCCGTGCGGAAGGTCGATGGGGCATTGGTTCAGCGAAAAGGAGCGCGGACTGACCTTCAGCATTTGGAACACGTCGCACAACGTCGGCGGCGGGATTGCGGGCGTGATTGCGGCGGAGGCCGCGGTCCGGCTTGGCGGATGGCAATACGCGTTCTTCGTTCCGGGTGTGTTGGCGGTGATCGGTTCGGCGTACCTGTTGCTGCGGCTGCGCGACACGCCGCAGTCCGTGGGTCTTCCACCGGTTGAGGAGTATCGCGACGATTACACGGAGTACGAGCGCGTTCACGGTGTGAACGAGCGCGAGCTGTCGTTTTACGACCTGTTTGTCCACAATGTGCTGTTGCACAAATGGATTTGGCTCCTCGCCATCGCGAACTTCTTCGCGTACATCACACGCTACGCGATGATCGATTGGGGTCCGCTCTACCTCCAGGAAGTGAAGGGCGCGACCGTCTCGAAGGGCGGCATCGCGGTGCTGCTGCTCGAATGGGGCGGCATTCCCTCGACCATCTTCCTCGGCTGGATATCGGACAGACTGGGCGGGCGCCGCGGGATGATCGCCGCGCTGGCGATGATTCCCATTATCGCGGCGTACGCGATGATTCTGGTAATCCCGCCGGGGTATCTCGCGATCGACATGGCCATGCTCGTCGTCATCGGGTTCTGCATCTATCCAGTGATCAATCTCATTACGATCATCGCGTTAGACTTGACGTCAAAGAAGGCCATCGGTACCGCGGCGGGATTCATTGGTCTATTGGGATACCTGGGCCGAACGACCCACGCGAAAGGGTTTGGCGCGCTGCTGAAGCACTACAAAGAAGTGTACGACGTGCCGACGGCGTGGAACTTTGTGATCGCGCTGACGCTCGCGTCAACGGTGATTTCGTTTGTATTGTTGCTATTCACATGGAAGGTAAAGCCGCGCGCGTGA
- a CDS encoding SGNH/GDSL hydrolase family protein, which yields MLRPKISATSLAALALTAACATAQPKSIADELAQGNVQRILFLGDSITYDGRYVTNFESWLLTRYSERDIEVIDVGLSSETVSGLTEEGHADGKFDRPYLMDRLESVLEKTDPDLVFACYGMNCGVYKPFDEDRFARYRDGITTLHDTVVKRGARVVHVTPPVYDAEYASSHVAAYDAVLARYGEWLLSKRAGGWEVIDLHGPMANEVQRRRERDPKFTFAQDGVHPGDDGHWFMAQQFIAYCGDAKAASLRSVQELLGQHAPLLPVISERMSLMRDAWLTYTGHNHPYVPPGVPMDEARAKREEITARIKSEIGAAK from the coding sequence ATGCTACGACCGAAAATATCGGCAACTTCGCTGGCTGCGCTCGCCCTGACGGCGGCGTGCGCCACTGCGCAACCCAAATCAATCGCGGACGAACTGGCGCAGGGCAACGTCCAACGCATTCTGTTCCTCGGCGACAGCATTACCTACGACGGCCGCTACGTGACGAATTTCGAGTCGTGGCTGCTCACGCGATATTCGGAACGCGATATCGAAGTGATCGATGTCGGGCTGTCGAGCGAAACGGTCTCCGGTCTCACCGAAGAAGGCCACGCCGACGGCAAGTTCGACCGCCCTTATCTTATGGATCGACTCGAAAGTGTGCTCGAGAAGACGGACCCCGATCTCGTTTTCGCGTGTTACGGAATGAACTGTGGCGTTTACAAGCCGTTCGACGAGGACCGTTTTGCGCGCTACCGCGACGGGATTACGACGTTGCACGACACCGTAGTGAAGCGCGGCGCGCGCGTTGTTCACGTGACCCCGCCGGTCTACGACGCGGAGTACGCCTCGTCGCACGTCGCGGCGTACGACGCGGTGTTGGCGCGGTACGGCGAATGGCTGTTGTCGAAGCGCGCCGGCGGCTGGGAGGTGATCGATCTTCACGGTCCCATGGCGAATGAGGTGCAGCGCCGGCGCGAACGCGACCCCAAGTTCACCTTCGCCCAGGACGGCGTACACCCCGGGGACGACGGCCACTGGTTCATGGCGCAACAGTTCATCGCGTATTGTGGCGACGCGAAAGCCGCGTCATTGCGGTCCGTGCAGGAATTGCTTGGACAGCACGCGCCGCTGCTGCCCGTTATCAGCGAACGCATGTCGCTCATGCGCGATGCTTGGCTGACGTACACGGGGCACAACCATCCCTACGTGCCGCCCGGCGTGCCGATGGATGAGGCGCGCGCGAAGCGCGAGGAAATCACGGCGCGAATCAAGTCCGAGATTGGCGCCGCGAAGTAG
- a CDS encoding glycosyltransferase family 2 protein translates to MNAALTVVVPTFNRVDLLRECLQSIREQSMRPAETIVVDDGSTEDVAGFISREFSEVRLVRMDKNGGFCRAANAGFRAATSEFIFLLNNDMTLDHDCIEHLMRGADARTLRTPLVLFKSDPDTIYCAGDRILTNGRPEPIGFRKPLAGSTMPARVFGVTFGAALIPHAALRRVGYLDEKFVAYFEDADFCMRARWAGLDCMLVPEAVAYHVGSASLGGKTSRRSMLCYRNHALLVAKNFPLAVILRFLPALVLERWHQAGMMLSSARAERGAIGALAVLLAGTNSLLATMAHAIRGRSHLRSRAITNREFIALLTRPDERQ, encoded by the coding sequence ATGAACGCCGCGCTTACGGTCGTCGTGCCGACGTTCAATCGCGTGGACCTGTTGCGCGAGTGTCTCCAATCGATCCGAGAGCAATCCATGCGCCCTGCCGAGACAATTGTCGTCGACGACGGTTCTACAGAGGACGTCGCCGGGTTCATCTCGCGCGAGTTTTCCGAGGTGCGCCTGGTGCGAATGGACAAGAATGGCGGGTTCTGCCGCGCGGCGAACGCGGGGTTTCGCGCGGCGACTTCTGAATTCATATTTCTTCTGAACAACGACATGACGCTCGACCACGACTGTATCGAGCACCTGATGCGTGGCGCCGACGCGCGGACGCTCCGTACGCCGCTCGTGCTCTTCAAGTCCGATCCGGACACGATTTACTGCGCGGGCGACCGCATTTTGACGAATGGCCGGCCGGAACCGATAGGGTTTCGCAAACCTCTGGCGGGTTCCACGATGCCAGCTCGCGTGTTTGGCGTGACCTTCGGCGCCGCGCTGATCCCACACGCGGCGCTTCGCCGCGTTGGATATCTTGACGAAAAGTTCGTCGCGTACTTCGAGGACGCGGATTTCTGCATGCGCGCGCGATGGGCGGGACTTGACTGCATGCTCGTGCCCGAGGCCGTCGCGTATCACGTCGGCTCCGCAAGTCTTGGTGGCAAGACATCGCGGCGCTCGATGCTCTGCTACCGCAATCACGCGCTGCTCGTGGCGAAGAACTTTCCACTTGCCGTAATCCTGCGCTTTCTTCCCGCGCTAGTCCTCGAGCGATGGCACCAGGCGGGCATGATGCTTTCGTCCGCGCGCGCGGAGCGCGGGGCAATCGGCGCGTTGGCGGTGTTGCTTGCGGGGACGAACAGCCTGCTGGCGACGATGGCGCACGCGATTCGCGGGCGTTCGCACTTGCGGTCCAGGGCGATAACCAATCGCGAGTTCATTGCGCTGCTGACGCGCCCGGACGAGCGGCAATGA
- a CDS encoding polysaccharide biosynthesis C-terminal domain-containing protein has product MSSSPDSNHEELTPPPVQRVIARNTLWNVAGRAWDAISVLVLTPYIVWRIGLTDYGVWGLVASFSGYVMLFDLGLCSGYAKFIAEYAARGERERISRLLSTAVFVYAALGIALAAIGFPALGIATDWFATFMGIATEDRATLVLLVQFAFTLFLVNNCVVPLTAVQPGLQRMDLSNAIGFGVSVVKMIATFALLEAGYGLIGLMYTSGFVAAIFALTSLVIAYRLVPGLKLSPIQFDRDEFRAMFSYGWRAQIARLSNLVTFETDLVIVSFLYRTLGLVGMYKVGLELANKVRQIPLMFIGALLPAASELDAREDEARLRRLYLISTKYISAITVPLSIFCAAFGGVIMQAWMGSGLGDAAWVFRILIVGYAANILQGPGTSIALGRGRPDVQMKLGLISMFSNIALTIALAIAIGYFGIAIATAASMFVSMFWFLRAMRGVAGAGGARVWRDAILWPLLASLPGALACVAIEILFASGATRMTSVALLGAGAVVFGLTYLALIRYLPFLDAFDAHFLEHTLKLERVPGFSLVTRRARRRTAHAPAE; this is encoded by the coding sequence ATGAGTTCAAGCCCTGACAGCAACCACGAAGAGTTGACGCCGCCGCCCGTGCAGCGCGTGATCGCGCGCAACACGCTGTGGAACGTGGCGGGCCGCGCGTGGGACGCGATCAGCGTGCTGGTGCTGACGCCGTACATCGTGTGGCGCATTGGATTGACCGATTACGGCGTATGGGGCCTTGTTGCGTCGTTCTCCGGTTACGTCATGCTGTTCGATCTCGGGTTGTGCAGCGGATACGCGAAGTTTATTGCCGAATACGCGGCGCGCGGCGAACGCGAGCGCATATCGCGGTTGTTGTCCACGGCGGTGTTTGTGTACGCGGCCTTGGGAATCGCGCTCGCTGCGATCGGGTTTCCCGCGCTTGGAATTGCGACCGACTGGTTCGCGACCTTCATGGGTATCGCCACGGAAGACCGGGCTACGCTCGTGTTGCTCGTTCAGTTTGCATTCACGTTGTTCCTTGTGAACAACTGCGTCGTTCCGCTCACCGCCGTGCAGCCGGGGCTTCAGCGGATGGACCTGTCGAACGCGATCGGCTTCGGTGTGTCCGTTGTGAAGATGATCGCGACGTTCGCGCTGCTCGAAGCCGGATACGGATTGATTGGCCTGATGTACACTTCCGGTTTTGTCGCGGCGATCTTTGCGCTAACCAGTCTCGTCATCGCCTACAGGCTGGTGCCGGGGCTCAAACTTTCCCCCATACAATTCGACCGCGACGAGTTTCGCGCGATGTTCAGCTACGGGTGGCGCGCGCAAATTGCGCGGCTCTCGAATTTAGTGACCTTCGAGACCGATCTCGTTATTGTCAGTTTTCTGTATCGAACGCTCGGGCTCGTAGGCATGTACAAAGTCGGCCTGGAACTAGCGAATAAGGTTCGGCAGATTCCGCTGATGTTCATCGGCGCACTGCTACCCGCGGCTTCTGAACTTGACGCGCGCGAAGACGAAGCTCGGCTGCGGCGCCTGTATCTGATCAGCACCAAGTACATATCCGCGATCACGGTCCCGCTCTCGATTTTTTGCGCCGCGTTCGGCGGCGTGATCATGCAAGCGTGGATGGGCAGCGGTCTGGGCGATGCCGCGTGGGTGTTTCGCATACTCATCGTCGGCTACGCGGCGAACATTCTTCAGGGACCGGGAACGAGCATTGCGCTGGGCAGGGGCAGGCCCGACGTGCAGATGAAACTTGGCCTGATTTCGATGTTCTCGAATATCGCGCTGACTATCGCGCTCGCCATCGCGATTGGCTATTTTGGCATCGCCATCGCGACCGCCGCATCCATGTTCGTGAGCATGTTCTGGTTCTTACGGGCGATGCGTGGCGTCGCGGGCGCGGGCGGCGCGCGGGTGTGGCGCGACGCGATCCTGTGGCCGTTGTTGGCGTCACTGCCCGGCGCGCTGGCGTGTGTCGCGATCGAAATCCTCTTTGCCAGCGGCGCAACCCGGATGACGAGCGTTGCGCTGCTCGGCGCCGGCGCCGTGGTCTTCGGACTCACGTACCTGGCGCTGATTCGCTATCTGCCTTTTCTCGATGCGTTCGACGCGCATTTTCTCGAACACACCCTTAAGCTTGAGCGTGTGCCGGGATTCTCCCTGGTCACGCGCCGCGCACGGCGCCGCACGGCGCACGCACCGGCCGAATGA
- a CDS encoding glycosyltransferase family 39 protein has protein sequence MISLSITSVVIAWALLRVLALPRTLESYIAATLAGLCIQSAGLLAIGSVNLVAAQLATLLVALGGIAFAVYRLLHGQSLLVPVPFRPARGFIGVASIVAMGAAFAAIVVSARAPATSWDAGVAHLALPAEYARAGRIVAVPGNNYSAYPQLVHTLFAAAPGSLEKESAQLAWFFGLLLCGGASFLALRIGGERCAVVAPAIISTTPLFLEQCPAPGIDVPYTATVIGALGALAAWKNDRRTGWLLLAGILAGSGCGIRHTAYLVNAMLLFGVLLLSDRRRLRDSAIFSGTMVVCAAPWLVRTAVVSGNPVYPFFSSVLGANAAPDVDVAAIGAHSSIQGSGLLQLLAFPWSLTMNPAHYGGWSTSPGALWLVLGVIGVIVGGRAAHLLGAFGVAGLIAIFFFQRFARYAFPFLAPLMVVASLPVEKLPALRRVTGAALVVSYALGLAPSLAGAALKLPVALGIEPREAYLAARVERFPAMAWAAATFPKDAVVLSLDPRGYYLDRSAHTNFEALKGIASGDAESQRAWLRENRIGYLLYPNKYVTDSPAFRETGVGAMVDAWRADMAHFTLIKEFELPNPRDGGTERVEFYEFKP, from the coding sequence GTGATAAGTCTGTCCATTACATCCGTCGTGATTGCGTGGGCGCTACTGCGCGTCCTTGCGTTGCCGCGCACGCTGGAATCCTATATTGCCGCTACGTTGGCCGGGTTGTGCATTCAGAGCGCGGGTTTACTCGCCATCGGCTCCGTCAACTTGGTGGCCGCGCAATTGGCGACCCTGCTCGTTGCGCTGGGCGGAATTGCGTTTGCCGTGTATCGGCTGCTTCACGGCCAATCTCTCCTCGTGCCGGTCCCGTTTCGTCCCGCGCGCGGATTTATTGGCGTCGCGAGCATAGTGGCGATGGGTGCGGCGTTTGCCGCGATAGTCGTTTCGGCGCGCGCGCCGGCGACAAGTTGGGACGCGGGCGTCGCGCATCTCGCTCTTCCCGCGGAATACGCGCGGGCGGGCCGCATTGTTGCCGTGCCGGGCAACAACTATTCGGCGTATCCGCAGTTGGTCCATACCTTGTTCGCCGCGGCCCCTGGTTCGTTGGAGAAAGAGTCTGCGCAGCTTGCGTGGTTTTTCGGCCTGTTGCTTTGCGGCGGCGCATCGTTTCTGGCGCTGCGCATCGGCGGGGAACGCTGCGCGGTCGTCGCGCCCGCAATCATTTCAACGACGCCACTCTTTCTCGAACAATGCCCGGCGCCGGGAATCGATGTGCCGTACACCGCGACGGTCATCGGTGCGCTCGGTGCGCTCGCGGCGTGGAAGAACGACCGGCGCACGGGCTGGCTCCTGCTCGCGGGAATTCTTGCGGGCAGCGGGTGCGGAATCCGGCACACGGCGTATCTCGTTAACGCGATGCTCCTTTTCGGTGTCCTGCTGCTCTCTGACCGCAGGCGGCTGCGCGACAGCGCGATCTTCTCCGGCACGATGGTGGTGTGCGCGGCGCCGTGGCTGGTTCGCACCGCTGTCGTCAGCGGAAATCCGGTGTACCCATTCTTCTCATCTGTGCTGGGCGCAAACGCCGCGCCGGACGTGGATGTAGCGGCAATCGGTGCGCACAGCTCGATTCAGGGCAGCGGACTCCTGCAGTTGCTCGCCTTCCCCTGGTCGTTGACGATGAATCCGGCGCACTACGGCGGGTGGAGCACGTCGCCCGGCGCGTTGTGGCTTGTGCTGGGCGTGATCGGCGTTATTGTGGGCGGACGCGCGGCGCATTTGCTGGGTGCGTTCGGCGTGGCGGGCTTGATCGCGATTTTTTTCTTCCAACGGTTCGCGCGGTACGCGTTCCCTTTTCTTGCGCCGCTCATGGTGGTCGCATCGTTGCCCGTCGAGAAACTGCCCGCGTTGCGGCGCGTGACCGGCGCGGCGCTTGTTGTTTCGTATGCGCTCGGTCTTGCGCCGTCGCTGGCGGGCGCGGCACTGAAGCTGCCTGTGGCGCTGGGAATCGAGCCGCGGGAGGCCTATCTCGCCGCGCGCGTCGAGCGCTTCCCGGCGATGGCCTGGGCGGCGGCAACTTTCCCGAAGGATGCGGTCGTGCTCTCGCTCGATCCGCGCGGCTATTATTTGGATCGGAGTGCCCACACTAACTTCGAGGCACTCAAGGGAATCGCATCGGGCGATGCCGAGTCACAGCGCGCGTGGTTGCGCGAGAACCGGATTGGGTATCTCCTTTATCCGAACAAGTACGTGACCGACTCGCCCGCGTTTCGGGAGACGGGCGTCGGCGCAATGGTTGACGCCTGGCGCGCGGACATGGCGCACTTCACATTGATCAAAGAATTCGAGTTGCCCAACCCGCGCGACGGCGGGACGGAGCGCGTGGAGTTTTATGAGTTCAAGCCCTGA
- a CDS encoding phage tail family protein — protein sequence MAVTLGAIIFDPDSTAVRETHDEVGGRRERVIEISGIVAGVSDATAIHDALDTILNAASVDDYGAELSVRPGRRMFVRRSEFVRNVAARPLTGAFVLKLAARDPFEESTALHSVAWPITASGATLELTTAGNAPARPVIRLTATDTIVNPAFSDGTRILSYSGTLSAGDELVFDGASASATLNGGDVLPYVSGEFPELSPGGTTLTYSDDATSTHNASVTVEYRDRWW from the coding sequence ATGGCCGTGACGCTGGGCGCAATCATCTTCGACCCCGATTCGACGGCCGTGCGCGAAACGCACGACGAAGTCGGCGGACGGCGCGAACGTGTTATCGAGATTTCCGGAATCGTCGCGGGCGTATCGGACGCGACCGCGATACACGACGCACTGGACACCATCCTGAATGCGGCGTCGGTCGACGATTACGGCGCGGAGCTGTCGGTGCGACCGGGCCGGCGGATGTTCGTGCGGCGGTCGGAATTTGTCCGGAACGTGGCCGCGCGTCCGCTGACCGGGGCGTTTGTATTGAAGCTGGCCGCGCGCGATCCGTTCGAGGAGTCGACCGCGCTGCACAGCGTCGCATGGCCGATCACGGCGTCGGGCGCGACACTCGAGTTGACGACTGCGGGCAACGCGCCCGCGCGTCCAGTCATTCGGCTTACCGCAACGGACACGATAGTAAACCCGGCATTCTCCGACGGCACGCGCATTTTGTCGTACAGCGGAACGCTCTCCGCGGGCGATGAACTCGTCTTCGATGGCGCATCCGCATCGGCAACTTTGAACGGCGGCGATGTATTGCCGTACGTCTCCGGCGAATTCCCTGAATTGAGTCCGGGGGGAACAACGCTGACGTACTCGGACGACGCAACCAGCACGCACAACGCCAGCGTGACGGTCGAATACCGCGATCGGTGGTGGTAG
- a CDS encoding phage major capsid protein yields MTYGDHMVKARVAFLSQEPDRLRAVKGRTLYETLGSLGLTHAQYFRALGTNVSDYCAQEFGIDLHKITVDRFFQSDPNAKWLFPDMVREAVVAGLKRRPAYPELIIRDEPIASTAFDVPYVEETAAEEELRTVAEGAAIPESEIVYGDRIVRLDKKGRGIIASYEVIRRMSVDMLRVHLQRIGERLGRNLDARLATVLVSGDSSGAGTAATTVNTASAGTWTYADIVKGYMTLTLDHYFTPTHMLANSALAQTILNLAEFKDAALFDFAKTGNPVTPLGVKLIPMVDQPANKLTILDSGYAVEKLTEQDVLVENEKLINQQWDRTYLTVVTDFAVIYQKARVVVQSDWT; encoded by the coding sequence ATGACATACGGAGATCACATGGTTAAGGCGCGCGTCGCGTTCTTGAGTCAGGAACCCGATCGGCTGCGGGCGGTGAAGGGCCGCACGCTGTACGAAACGCTGGGTTCGCTGGGGTTGACGCATGCGCAGTACTTCCGCGCGCTGGGCACGAATGTGTCGGACTATTGCGCGCAGGAGTTTGGAATCGACCTGCACAAGATCACGGTCGATCGGTTTTTTCAAAGCGATCCAAACGCGAAGTGGCTGTTTCCCGACATGGTGCGCGAGGCGGTCGTCGCGGGGTTGAAGCGGCGTCCGGCGTATCCGGAGCTGATCATCCGCGACGAACCGATCGCTAGCACGGCGTTTGACGTGCCGTACGTGGAGGAGACCGCGGCGGAAGAGGAGCTGCGCACCGTCGCGGAAGGCGCGGCGATCCCGGAATCGGAGATCGTCTACGGCGACCGCATCGTTCGGTTGGACAAGAAAGGCCGCGGGATCATCGCGTCGTACGAGGTGATCCGGCGCATGTCCGTGGACATGTTGCGCGTGCACTTGCAGCGCATCGGCGAGCGGCTCGGCCGCAACCTGGACGCGCGGCTGGCGACCGTGCTGGTGAGCGGGGATTCGTCCGGCGCGGGCACGGCGGCGACGACGGTGAACACGGCCTCCGCGGGCACATGGACCTACGCGGACATCGTGAAGGGATACATGACGCTGACGCTCGACCATTACTTCACGCCGACACACATGCTCGCGAACTCGGCACTGGCGCAGACGATTCTCAACCTCGCGGAGTTCAAGGACGCGGCGTTGTTCGATTTCGCGAAGACCGGTAATCCGGTGACGCCGCTTGGCGTGAAACTGATTCCGATGGTCGATCAACCCGCGAACAAGCTGACGATTCTCGATTCGGGCTACGCCGTCGAGAAGTTGACGGAACAGGACGTGCTCGTCGAGAACGAAAAGCTGATCAACCAGCAGTGGGACCGCACGTACCTTACCGTTGTGACGGACTTTGCGGTCATCTATCAGAAGGCGCGCGTGGTCGTCCAGAGCGACTGGACGTAG
- a CDS encoding BrnT family toxin, with translation MSELVFEWDEVKARSNVLKHGVGFDEAKSVFNDKFALTIPDFGHSSGEERWLDIGISDRERLLVVWYTERQDHIRIIGCRMATNAERRYYENEQF, from the coding sequence ATGTCTGAACTGGTCTTCGAATGGGACGAGGTAAAGGCGCGGTCAAACGTGCTGAAGCACGGCGTTGGATTCGACGAAGCGAAATCGGTGTTTAACGACAAGTTCGCGCTCACAATACCGGATTTCGGCCACTCCAGCGGCGAAGAACGCTGGCTGGACATAGGGATTTCGGATAGGGAACGGCTCTTGGTTGTCTGGTATACTGAACGACAGGATCACATTCGGATTATTGGCTGCCGCATGGCAACGAATGCCGAACGCAGGTACTATGAAAATGAACAATTCTGA
- a CDS encoding BrnT family toxin encodes MALRFEWDPDKADSNESKHGVRFEESLTVFSDGLARIHDDLDHSANEHREIIVGYSSRRRLLLVCFAARGDRVRIVSARKTTKRERLDYEEHRS; translated from the coding sequence GTGGCATTGCGATTCGAATGGGACCCGGACAAGGCAGACTCGAACGAATCAAAACATGGAGTGCGTTTCGAGGAGTCCCTGACGGTTTTCTCGGACGGATTGGCGCGGATTCACGACGATCTCGACCATTCGGCAAACGAGCACCGCGAGATCATCGTCGGCTACTCGAGTCGGCGCCGCCTACTCCTTGTTTGCTTCGCCGCTCGCGGCGACAGGGTCAGAATCGTGAGCGCGCGGAAGACGACAAAAAGGGAACGATTGGACTATGAAGAACACCGCTCGTAA
- a CDS encoding HYR domain-containing protein, translating to MRSNDLNQCGAVVTYPSPLITAACRGVTCSPASGSFFPVGTTTVTCTTGTGAQCSFDITVVDTQPPTIACPANITTSSAPNACGAIVNYPAPSISDNCPGFLFLTTSPASGSTFPVGTTTVTAVGTDDAGNTASCSFTVTVNDTQPPTIICSANITKSTDPGECSAIVDFGPPIVTDNCPGAIVTTDFESGSSFPIGTTTVTATATDVTGNTSTCNFTVTVRDTEAPVLECPADIVTLNDVGVAGAVVEFVPPILTDNCAGVMVVSDPPSGSLFPIGTTTVTTTASDASPNSPDSTCTFNVTVEASINVKRPSGGDVFQGFRTSIRWNAVGNLGDRVKIDLYRNGEFVATIRESTPNDGKLRWNVSDSLPTGRGFKTRVSSLEVPSVFGQSAEAFRIRDPN from the coding sequence GTGCGTTCCAACGATCTTAATCAGTGCGGTGCGGTTGTCACGTACCCATCGCCGTTGATTACCGCGGCTTGCCGCGGTGTTACCTGCTCTCCCGCCTCGGGCTCGTTTTTTCCCGTCGGGACAACGACGGTGACGTGTACCACTGGTACCGGGGCCCAATGTTCCTTCGACATTACCGTTGTGGACACGCAGCCGCCAACCATTGCGTGCCCCGCAAACATAACCACATCGAGCGCTCCAAACGCATGCGGTGCGATCGTGAATTATCCGGCACCGTCGATATCGGACAACTGCCCGGGCTTCCTCTTTTTGACTACATCGCCTGCCTCCGGCAGCACCTTCCCCGTCGGCACGACAACGGTGACAGCCGTTGGCACCGATGACGCCGGAAATACGGCAAGTTGCTCGTTCACGGTTACGGTCAACGATACCCAGCCGCCGACGATAATCTGCTCCGCAAATATCACAAAGTCCACCGATCCCGGCGAGTGTAGCGCGATTGTAGATTTCGGTCCCCCGATAGTTACCGACAACTGCCCCGGCGCAATCGTGACGACAGATTTCGAATCGGGAAGCAGTTTTCCCATCGGCACAACGACTGTTACCGCTACGGCGACCGATGTGACCGGAAATACGTCAACGTGCAATTTCACGGTCACCGTACGTGACACAGAGGCGCCCGTTCTCGAGTGCCCGGCTGACATCGTGACTTTGAACGACGTGGGCGTCGCCGGCGCCGTGGTCGAATTCGTGCCACCGATTTTAACCGACAACTGCGCCGGCGTAATGGTCGTGTCCGACCCGCCGTCCGGTTCGCTCTTCCCAATTGGCACGACGACAGTCACAACCACTGCGTCGGATGCCTCTCCCAACTCGCCCGATTCAACCTGCACCTTCAACGTGACGGTCGAGGCCTCCATCAACGTGAAGAGACCCAGCGGAGGCGACGTGTTTCAGGGATTTCGGACGAGTATCCGTTGGAACGCTGTCGGAAATCTCGGCGATCGAGTGAAGATCGATCTCTATCGCAACGGAGAGTTTGTGGCCACCATAAGGGAATCAACCCCGAACGACGGCAAATTGCGTTGGAATGTCTCCGATTCGCTGCCAACAGGCCGAGGATTCAAAACCAGGGTTTCTTCGCTGGAGGTTCCGTCCGTGTTTGGACAGAGCGCCGAGGCCTTCAGAATTCGTGACCCCAATTAG